The following coding sequences lie in one Candidatus Binatia bacterium genomic window:
- a CDS encoding helix-turn-helix domain-containing protein, whose product MKLTRLEQYRRAHGLSQAALAERLGHGFTASAISLMEGQRLKPSLRQQERLREVFGDQAEAILMPVDPAQVAAPTEDRS is encoded by the coding sequence ATGAAGCTCACCAGACTTGAACAGTACCGCCGGGCCCACGGCCTGTCCCAGGCCGCCCTGGCCGAGCGCCTCGGACACGGCTTCACGGCCAGCGCGATCTCTTTAATGGAAGGTCAGCGCCTCAAACCGAGCCTGCGGCAGCAGGAGCGCCTACGGGAGGTCTTCGGCGACCAGGCCGAGGCCATCCTCATGCCGGTCGATCCGGCTCAGGTTGCGGCGCCGACTGAAGACCGCTCGTGA